In the genome of Flavobacteriales bacterium, one region contains:
- a CDS encoding nucleotidyltransferase, with translation MSQELEVLHMVTSRLAEAGIPYMVTGSIAMNYYAIPRMTRDIDIVIELSEEDVEETVRLFQGDFYVDREMVQQAVKDRLMFNVIHNAYMIKVDLIVRKNSDYRREEFSRRQAVKVDNHSFHIVAPEDLILSKLDWAKDSHSEIQLGDVRNLLAAVPELDHDYMAGWAERLGLKELYQEVMA, from the coding sequence GCATTCCATACATGGTCACGGGATCGATTGCAATGAATTACTACGCGATCCCGCGTATGACGCGGGATATTGACATTGTGATCGAGTTGTCGGAGGAGGACGTGGAGGAAACCGTCAGGTTGTTTCAAGGGGATTTCTACGTTGATCGCGAAATGGTGCAACAGGCCGTGAAAGACCGATTGATGTTCAATGTCATCCACAATGCGTATATGATTAAAGTTGACTTGATTGTTCGAAAGAACAGTGACTATCGCAGAGAAGAATTTTCTCGGAGGCAAGCCGTGAAGGTTGATAATCATTCATTTCACATAGTTGCGCCGGAAGACCTCATTCTCTCCAAGCTCGATTGGGCTAAAGATTCGCATTCAGAGATACAATTGGGCGACGTCAGAAATCTATTGGCTGCCGTACCAGAGTTGGATCACGATTATATGGCCGGGTGGGCTGAGCGCCTTGGGTTAAAAGAACTGTATCAGGAAGTGATGGCGTGA